Part of the Thermocladium sp. ECH_B genome, TAAATACCGTCTGTGAAGATGCGCATTGCCCCAACGTGTTCGAGTGTTGGGGGCTTGGGACTGCTACCATAATGATACTGGGCGATACATGCACCAGGGCATGCAGGTTCTGCGCAGTTAAGACGGGGAAGCCGGGGGGCATTGATTGGTTTGAACCCATTCGCGTTGCCTTAGCCGTGCGCGACTTGGGGCTGCGTTACGTGGTGATCACGNCCGTGGATAGGGATGATTTGCCGGATGGAGGGGCAAGCATTTACGCCATGACGATTAGGCAAATAAAGAAGATTAACCCGGGGACCAGGGTTGAGGTGCTGATTCCGGATTTCAATCTTAACATGGATGCCCTGCGGGCAGTGGTGAGCGCGGGGCCCGACGTGGTCTCGCATAATTTAGAGACAGTGGAGAGATTGACCCCCCTCGTTAGGGATAGGAGGGCCGGCTACGATAAGTCGCTGGGGGTAC contains:
- a CDS encoding lipoyl synthase, whose protein sequence is MPTGSRHDDVRQVLQRYRLNTVCEDAHCPNVFECWGLGTATIMILGDTCTRACRFCAVKTGKPGGIDWFEPIRVALAVRDLGLRYVVITXVDRDDLPDGGASIYAMTIRQIKKINPGTRVEVLIPDFNLNMDALRAVVSAGPDVVSHNLETVERLTPLVRDRRAGYDKSLGVLRAIKGINGNQVTKSGIMLGLGETRDEVLKAMRDLRGAGVDLLTIGQYLRPSGSPRHLPVARYVQPSEFQELRAIGLSMGFRAVAAGPMVRSSYRALE